TATGtcctctgttttgttcattgtCATTATATTTAGAGTtgatgtatgtgtgtgacaGATGTGCCTAATCATGGatgtttatgaaaataaaaaacaaatcacatccCATATCGGGTTAACATTtaagagcagctgacagagaaaatcagtcatattgcaaaaaacatggaaagtgacatctcatggattttaataaaactgggGGAGTGAATAGTACTTGGCTAGTGTAAATCtttcccaaaatattttggcataatattaagtggttgccatggtatcCAGCCTTGTGTTTTGGGGGCAAATGCGCCTCAAATTCAGCAAGTTAATAGGACCACAAATAGCACTTTTCAATGCATAgaaaaaatactatatatacttttaaaatattttttaaacactgttttgtgaaaaaacatatctcttctttgtgtttttgaacattatGTGCCTTTGGAAcagatattttatgaaatacgaatttttaaaataaggtcctTTTTTGAGCTttcaaattagttaaaaaaacacgcttcactaaaaattaaattgtcgGAGTTTGGACCTAATCTGTGACTTCATATTCAATAGATATTAAGAAAAATAGTGTATTTTcctatatgtgtaaaaaaatttaattgacCTTTTTGAAAATGCCCCAATAAAGGGGGTGGAAACTTGAGAATTTGATGCATTCTAGAGTGATTTTTGTCATTGAAATGGTTCAACGAAGCTGTTGTCATAACAGCAGCGTATGCACCGGGAGTTTCAACTATAGAAACAACTTTCAATTGACTCAAAGTATTATCGTTAAGTATATTTAGTAATTTATACTGAAATGATTGCTTCATATAGTTGATTTACAACCGTTTTTCATGTAACAGTTATTGTGGTTGCATAAGAACAACTAGAGCTACAATGTGGAATACGTTTTTTCTTGAGACCAGTTGTCATGATTGATTagaattttcttgtttcagaatTAGATTCATTTTGAATTAGATTTATTTGTACAATTCTTTATACATATATTCCTGTTTTGTAAAGCATGAACCGCAGCATGGTGACTTGCTCTTGACTTTGTCATTGTGACCTGCAGTCATCTTGTACGTGCAAGTGTCCATATTTCAATAGTTTGTGAGTTATCATGCAGTTATCGCTAGATATTGATTTGTAtaggtttatttgaaatttaggtGGTAGTTACTTGTTAGTGTCTCACCTTGGCAGCACTAACTGTGGAGTgtgtaaattaaaccatttttacagtttttgtaaaatctttgtACCCTGATAATAAAATTGAGTGTAGGCCTATGCCACATCTTGGTATTGCCATAGAATTgcaataacttttttttgtttttcatgggTCACTCTATAAATGATATATGATGACaaaatcagaccctccaggatttcgcgatgttgcgatcacaactattaacgcaaaatcgcaactttttgcaactttatcCAAAACACTAcgactttcccgcaactttaaccccaaataactcacgaagaagatatgtgacgtcacatcctgttaacatcggAATGCTGGGAgaatgcaggagcagcgaccaaagcgaaaatgtgcgctaatgcttcacatttgcccacaaaaatttcagcaaaacacagcagtgaagttagttttaagctggatattggatattcgcgccctgcggagttagcggcgtctagctcacggctgacccaaaacaggaacgctaatgtcagccagccgtccctaagtgaaccattgcgcgtgagagaaggggccggcagagaacggctggccaacattagcgctcctgtttcgggtcagccgtgagctagacgccgctaactccgcggagcgcgaatatccaacatccaacttcaaactaacttcactgcggtcgcaaaccagtttcctacccagctgcacgagagtgggggaaagctgttttgcacgtcctgcagtgtaatcaccgacaaacactttgtgtctgcaaaacgtgaggagagctgcagacaagggacaatccagaaatggtcatgaatgtcagtttagaagctatcaaagttctcaaataaagcaccttttgagaatgtcaatatttgttggtaattatcttacaaaactagtaagtatttttggtttatatattaaaagttatagttttttattgaaaaaaaaaatgcaacttttaggaaaatgccccacaaaatcaggcattttagcccgcaacaatcacaaaaaatgcccacgaaatcctggagggactgcaAAATGATGGGTTGATCCTAACATTCTGGaagattttttcaaaaaacccattttcacaatatttactGTAACTTGCATTTCAGCCAAATATGGTGGGATGTATGTGACACATATTGGTATTGAAACTAAATTGCTATAAATTTTTAATATATGacatatgaaaaaaaagccatttttacagtttcttcatATGTTACCAATATTGGAATTTGGGCTAATACTGAATTGTTCACAGATTTTCCATGGGTATGggtcaattttttttcccataaatgTGTAGCTTAGGATTCCATCTTTCATATTTATGCCAGCAAAATGGCCTACCTTGGTCCAAACTCTGGCAGTAGAGCAAggaaaaatgccattttttggAATTTTCCAAACttgtaaaatttgaataaaggTAGTCTTCTAAAACGTGAATAGTGCCTTTACACTTAATGAGTACATATATATGTTACAcctcttttgaaaatataaagcttCCAGATTTCAGTGATATGTATCATTAATATATAGGTCTAGCAAATCTGTCTCTAATTTGCAcatgaaaagtgctaaaaatgCGACCGTCTGAGACACCAAAAATGCAGATTTAGGCAATTTTTCAGCCTAGctcgtttccatggcaaccaaagtaatatttttgaaaatacttttgaatgtgccattttataccttatgcatgtgtgaaaagtttCGCCAACCTCAACTTTCCACcctatgactgattttctctgtcgGCTGCTCTTAACTACCAAATAAATGAAGATTCCGTATTTTACAGGACGGAGGGCAACCCTAGcttgtttttagcattatttatattttatttttaccgtGAGTCAAATCTTTTGGCGTTTAGGATCAGCTCAGTCCAAGCAATATAGGTCGATTGATACATACGATCACGGGACCGCTCCCGCGTCCGTGGTGTCTCGCGCTCTGCgctttgacttcttttttttttaaagacgaCGCGCTCTGCTCTCCTGTTCTGTGTGTGACGTTAACAGCTGTTGTTGCGCGCATCATGCTCACTCACACTTCCTATTCTCAATTACAATAATAACtgtataaaaacttttttttttcttagtcaTAAAAAGCAAAACCGGGGACAGCTTTAGCAGGGACAGGTCGTCTAAAACGGGGACTGTCCCGGGAAATCGGGAACATCTGGGCACCATATTTAAACTagtcttttagctagtgttttgctactttaacttTTCGCtaaattttgctacttttagctgttagcaaTCCTTCCTTACTTTTAACTAGTATATCGCTACTTTGAGCATCTACCTAgccttttcctatttttagctGTTGACTAGGctatgttacttttagcttgctttggttcttttagctttcagctagtgttttgcttttttcgttttggcaaatttcagcaaagtcattcagcactcactGCATTTTCTCTAGTATTTGATGGAGAGGACTTTCAGTTACTTTCAcaactaattttagctcaatatctgtaaaactaactccttttgtgttttctaagagtGATTAGCTGTAActgccatcttgattttttcctgagtgcaaaaacaaaatgtaaaacaacagtTGTGCTCCTTTGAGCAATATTGCTTATTTGAAGTGCTGCTAACAACTGCAGGAAGTCCgtaacaaagtaaaaaatacattcTAAAACTTTTGCATTGTTACTGCTCCAAACAGAAACTTTCAAATTCTGGAGATGGCATGTGTTGTGAGATTGGTTTCTGTTGTATATCTGGAGTACCTGTAGATTGGCTTCCTGACCACTGAAGGAGCCCTAGAGGAAACTattgttgaggtaaggattttcacctgcattcctcctccttcacctcacccgagttggttgatggaaagagaccgtaaggagacaataccttaaatttaaatatttattttaccaaaagcagagagaacacacaggttattacaaagataaaaccaaatgcatttgggagacaatcctcaaataaaatgtgggaaaacacatcacctcaaagtgtcagcaaagtgccccaaagattgtctgaggaaacacaggatgttctctggttttaatgcttatgCCCCCTCCCCTTCTTGAGAGGATGTCCCTCtcctctggaggtcaaagggcaacttcttcccccTCAGTGCCTGGCACTGTGGCTCACATTCCAGCgcttctaacacatacctctctttccagataaactaaacaactacttgttaaagcgTTTttaaatggtggctaaatataaagtGGCGATAAACACAAATCCGATTAAgatttaataatcaaatgttaaataaagcataggagaataaatacaatgccttctattccacaacatttagattatatgcagaactgttgctcttcttatgattaaatgctgtttaagtgaaagcttggttttgtctaattCCACACTATACAGAGAAACGAGTTCGAAACGAAACAGTTTATGTTGTTACCTCGGCTGGAGCTAAATAAAGAAGTACAGCTTAGCAACTGAGTATTGCTTCTCCTGTCTTCCCTCATAACATGACagcatgaaacatgaaacatttcACTTGCACTCCAAAACTGCTacttcaaactttgtttttcctgtggGAACATGTTCACACCCATATGTGAAAGGCTGTGTGTGTAACAGTCACGATCTGCCTGTAAGCAGATGAACACCTTGCCTGTAACACACTGCACTCAACTTTTCCCTGAGCTCCCTTTTGCTCTGCAGCACACGGTTTCCTTCAGTGTCTTTGGCAGAGGCGGTAAACTTAGCCCTCCTGCAGACTGAGACATGGAGCACTGCCTTCACCTGATGCTTTTTTCCTTGGACTAAAACGTCTGGCTCATCTTCCCGCTCTGAAAAGTTAGATTTGTCATTGTCATGCTGAGCCAAGAAAGTCATGGTGTCTTTGGTGTGCCACATACAGTGAGGTCTTTGAGGTTTAGTAGACAGCTGTTGGCTAAAGGCAGCTCTGTAAAGTGTATTAGTACTTGCAGTGTCCATTTGTTTGTACGGCCACTCATGCGATAACTCTCCCCATCTTGGAGTTGTATTCACGGCTAATACTTGCTGGTGAGATGGTCATGTTTTTTGTCCCCTTTCTGGCATTGGCTCTCTAGCATGAACAGCAGACATTATCAGTACCGGTTTATGGTCATACCACTTCACAATGTAAATCTTTCCATCCTCAGTGGTAACTTGTGCTGAGGTACCTCCTCCGTCCTTGTTCATTGTTTCGTCAGTTGGTAGCTTCTGCACTGCTGCAGCAACCCATAACTGTGCCAGTTACATACACCCGCTTCTTCGTCATGAGTTCCACACCTTGGATGGATGTGAAGAACCGATCACAGTAAACATCTGTATTAGGATGCAGAGTCTGAGACAGACAGTCTATCACCAAGCCTCCTAAACCCAGAACTTCTAGTTCTTTAACCTGCTCAAGGAGTGCATCTGCACCTTGATAAATGTCAAAGTCCAGCACAATACCATCTGCTGTTGCACAAAGTTTTTCATGCCAACTGGGTTTGGTTTCATTAGCAGATATTGTCAACACAAACTATCTCCTTTGAATGGAATCATCTGCTCATCAGTGGAAATGCATTCTGATCGAGCCTGAGATTTGCAGCCTTCCAGAATTTATCACTGTCTGCCAGATCCTCTGgaacatcatcatcagtgaGCACTTTGAGTGATCGCCTCAGTCAGAATAAACTGGTGTGTGAGTGGACAGAATGCTGATAAGCCTTCTCTTCTTTCAGCCTCAGAAGGAGGAGAGCATGATGATGAGAACAGGAGCCATGTTTAATGACCATTGTCAAAGAAACACTTCTTATGCACTTTTGTCTAAATTACTGAGAAATATTCATttacaagcaaacaaatgattacatttttaaaatctaactttCTTCATTCATCTCATCCActgaaaaactgataaaacttgCCAATACTTTAGCACACAAAATGGATCCATGTTTAGACCACTGCAGAAATGTGTCATGATTTAATAGAAAACAATGCATGAAAAGATGAATATGAGGAATTATCCTTCAAACATTTCTATGACTTGAATAAAGTTTTTCTCAACTTTAGATGCTAGAGGGAAGAAAAGGTTTAGTGAAGCAATATTAAATCAAACCAATACACATGCCATATGcacatattaaaaacacaagccTAAATAAAGAATGATTATTTATCCTCAGCAATTCATAGGAGTTTTCTGATTGTTCAAAGTTTTATTGGAAGTTAGGAATAGTGTTGTGCAGCTCTCTGCTTTGTTAAGGTCAGCCATAATGGATAGTTCGAAACCTCGAACTCCTCGTTACCATGAAGACAAGAAGAGgcctctctgattggctggaaatgCATTCTAGGGTCTGCACAGAGACACAACAGGTGCTGATAGTCTGTTGGAGGAAAACAAGAGAGTTGAAACAAATATGATGGCCAGAAAAAAGAATCCAATGCTATGATGAtatcaaaaacagaaatccacACAGTCCTGTTATGCTACAGGGCTGTTCTTGTCACATGGCAGGATCATGACATAATGTTGACAAGTCAATTAAAGCAGATCTTAAAAATGTACactcatttgttatttttatttcatgtaccTGAATTGGGGTActacacatttctgttttaagcACAGCATACATCACACTCCACATAGGTggctcacaaaccactgaaataATACAGTGTGTaatacacagaaacatttatagGTGTgtatctaaaaatatttttgttgtttcgtCACATtaacaaactcaaacaaatctcatagtatttacatttatttgatttgattaaagtTGATTCCttgatgcatatcgcccatcacctttaatgccagacttttaaactaagaccatctGATGCTGAGTAGGGAcaaagttgtagttgttttggtcaaacctagtAAATAATCTTATGCATGAACTCATGCCATATAGTGACTTCTTGATCATGTGATCGTGCTCAGAagatgtgttgtggatgacttagctactaaaacaccaaatttagctcaatatctgttacggccatttttgtgacgctaaggttgattagctgtgccagccatcttgaatttggtggACTCCCAATGTTAATGAGTTATAGATTGGCTTTCAGAAAGCCAATAAATACTTTACAAGGTTTTCACCAACATCTTTCCAGTGgtttgtgtgatattttgctatcagacaaacagtgttgactctaacagaTAATACTAAGGTTTTTGGCAAAGATGTAAGAGTGTAGCACAAAATTCAGGACCATCCAGGTGGTCCCCCATGCTCATTTCATCAGTACCTGTCACGTATATTTTCAAAACCTTTGTCATTCCTGACATTCTGAGAGCCCCTCACTGCAGTGGGCcctggtgctcagagtatgtgttgggattTATGATcagttatagtaatttttgtgttggttaatgttaattagctgtggcggcatcttgaattgagttcaCCAGtaatagatgtacattcaattaataatttctgagtttcattaaaatccatccctttcaaaatgcatttcttttaaaaatggcatttaTGTATAAAAAGTTTGTACATAAgaacaagaatttttttttccaaactctatttttttttcatttgacagACAACTTTTACAATGTCACATAATTAGACAGGATTTTAGTTTTGGAAAGGCTATTCTGAAAAGCTGTCCAGAAGGTGCTAATTGgaggacaataaaataaaagattactTTCCGTTTCAATATTAGAGTAATAGAAAATACAAGTATTATAATATTAAATTGCTTGTGTTATATAATTGCAAGGAcaacttttattgatttaaaattaactttttgtaGTTTGGGTGAGTCCAAAGGAAAGGTATTCAGTTCTTAATTTTACATGTCCATAGATTATTACACTGTCCGCGGCAAAGGATTCTTTTCTGAATTAGGAAACCTGCACAATAATATCGGTTTTACAGGTCTCCCATCATCTTGAGCGCTAGATCTTCTCGGTGAAATGTGGcgcagatttttttctgcgGAGAACAATGCGCATGCGCAGTGGTAAGGAACCGGCCCACAAAGCAGCATGCGCATATGAGCATGCGTATTACCTACGTCATTGACGTTAACGCGTTACAGGACGCAAAGCGCAGCCAATCACGCGTCGTGTTGCTAACTATCCGGCAGAAACAAACGTAGTTAAAGCTAACGTCAGCTTTATAAAGTAAGTTTGAGttattgctttttcttttaatctggaGGTGATGTGAGTGGATATTTATTATACTTACTAACCAAGGCCTGCTGACTTTTAGCTTTGTTAAGTACATTTATCAAATCACAGGGTTTATGCAGTTTTGTCGCTTGTCATCAGAAAGGAAGTGTTCAACTTTACTAAactctatttttcttttctagggAACAATGCTTTCTGCAGGAGATGTCCAAAGTTACGTTCGTAAACTGGAAAGTCTCTTGAGAGGAATAAAATACCCTGGGCATGTCGACTACAATGGGTAAGCTCTTAATAATGTATATTATCttaacaaattttaacaaagtggttaatgttaaaaaatgcttttgagcgaactttaaaatgttaccaCGATAATGTATCTGAGTTCAGAAATAGAAAAGTTGCAGCGTTTTAAAATTCTAAGCTTTGTAATAATTAATGTCTTGAATTAGTGTGGATatgcttttttgctgtttttttcattgacaGCCCTGGACCAAACCTACTTTCACTTGCACTTATTTCACCTGATGGTATTTGTTTCTTCACTAGACTTTGTAAAGGAGATCCCTCAGCTTTTCTGCCAATAATGAGCTTCACCATGACCTCGTACTCTCCTCCTTTTGCTGAGCAGCTTATGGCAGCTGGACTTGAACTCTCCAGCAAAACTGACCTTCGATTTACCGACACCATTTATAAGGTAACACATTTCTTTATGTTGGGTGCACAGAAAGAAAGCTTTAGAAGTGAAGGTCAGGAGTCACTGGGAAGAACTGTTGTATCACAGACCTGAGTCTGCTCTGGGAAGTTACTTTAAGCTCCTCACAGTCATATGTGATGAAACTTGGGACACATAAACAGTGTATGGTAGATCCTTAATTATTGTTACACAATTGGACAGTGACAATTCACTATGCTGTAAAATCCTTTTCAACTGAGTGTGCATGATGTGTGCATCCAGGTCCTTCGAGATGTCTTCCACTATAAGCCCATACTCGGCAAACAACAGTTCCTCCAGTTGGGTTTCTCTCAAAGGAAAATTTCCTTCCTCTGCGACATCATTAACCTGGTCCAGCAGAGACACCACCAGCTGAAGAAGGTGCAGTAATTAATGTCTGATTGATtgcagtgatttaaaaataatcatttaatgattGTTGTCCTGGAAGCAGTTATTGTTTAGGAACAGTTCCTGAAAGAGCCTGAACTCTCCAAACTTCAAGGACATTCTGTTATTAGCAAATCAGTacgtgtgtatttgtgtgtgcgtCCTTATTCTCCTCTGCTGTTTACCAGTCCCTACAGCGAGCACACAGACTGCTGTCTGTGAAAGGACCTTAATGCAAAGCTTATCTCTGTTATTGTTCATTAATATATTAATGCAGTCCAGTAATACAATACATTGCACACCACTCAGTGATTCAGAAAACAGAGTAGTGGTTCACGCAGAGTTCTGAACATGCAGCATAGAGTTGACAGAGAGGTATGACGAGTCACATGCATGATTAAAAACATAAGGTCATATGTCTATCTAGTTGACTaccatttttttgaaaatttttagGTTTTGAAGAAACCATTTGTTGCCGGTCGTTTAGAAAATTCTTCTACATTTGGAAATCCACCTGAAGAGGAAACATTTTCCTCCCATGATGCAGCCTGTACCTCTTACATAGAAGTATACTCGTCTGGTTCTTCTGGAAAAAAGATCCCAAATATACCAGAAGGAGGGGAGTCCAAGGAAAGCATTGTATGTGTGAGTCTTTAATATCCACCACGAGTGTAcacattcaaactaaaaaaaagaattgtcaGAAACATTAGGTTAGCAGGGAAAAAACTTCAGACCAGTGTCTGATCTTGTTACATGTTCTGaataacatcaacaacaacagtgaTGATGATCATGATTATTATTTCTATAACTATATTGGTATTATTAGTTTGACCACCACTGACTTGTACAAACTTGCCTGTACATAAATCATCTTCTGTCTTTCAGTCATCAGAGGTTGAAGGACGATTGTCAGCGTTAGAGGCTCAACTCCAGGGTCTTTTGTCTGGTCTCGACAAGCTGAATATTCTGGAGAAACGTCTGGAGGAACTTGAgaagcataaaaacacagataagGTTGATTTAAAAGGTTCCCaaatttttagatatttaattGCACATTTTCTCTTACTGTTAGTTtcagaaaaaacatgaaatgtacaaaaaaacgCAGTCTTTTTGCATTTCCTCTAACCTTTTTTACAGAATGATGGACCAGTTATCACCATTTCCAGAGATACCTGGGAAAATTTAATGAGCAGAATCATTTTATTGGAAACTAAAGATGAATTGAGAAATACACAGGTAGGACAAATGCCgtataaaaacactaaatatcgAACAAGAATTGGTTGTAGAGCTATATTCATGTTATTCTTAAGTTTATCCTCAGTGAAAAGTGGCCATAACAAAAGAACATGTACTGTTTGTCCCAAGGAGTAACCTCTGCAAACAATATTCACACACagtaaaagtttcagttttgacACTTTCTTTCCTGATAAAtataaatcctcttttttttgtaggCCAGTGTTTCACTGCATTGCCAGACGTCTGCCTCCTCCCAGTCTCTGAACACCATCTCTGATGCCTCACAGGTGAAAACTATCACTTATTTCTTTGGAACAATTGCAAGAGAAGTGTATTTGTCTGATGCAGTTCAACAATTAGTTGAGTTTCTGaacagaaagtaagaaaaaattCAGAATACATAGTTCCCACAAGTCTTGGCCAGAAGAGTCAACACAACATTTTTACCATGTTGGAAGGTAAGTGCTAGAAAACGATTGCTTCAAAGCAACTTAAATGCAGGTATTTACTAACTCTTGACCAATGTGTGAGGGAAAGATGGATGCAGAAGATTACTACTGTTGGGATTGACCCCTATAtgaggtggaaaaaaagaagatgagcTCGACAATTTGCAACAACATGGCCTGAAAGCAATGGATTCATACAATCAGtgtttaactgatttttttaaagaagttcgAACACTTCATGTTAATAACAAAGTTCTGGTGACTGGCAGGGTGAATAATAACAATATCATACATGTAAAGAATGTACATGTAGGCATGCTTTGTCAATAGTGATTTTTAGATGAGAATCAGTCCTAAAACAGCACTAGTGCTTTATTTATAACTATTATTAAActataataatttttatttctatgaTATTGGTTATATCACTGACAAAATCCTTTTAACTTgtaatttaatgatttattatttattgttattgttccTATTCTGttgctgaagacattttgcttgttatccgaggagctttctcagtttaaattttttgaaaGCTGCTCTGAATCCATAACCTTTTACTGAACATGCACCTCACCACCtttatttgttataaattctgtaaaatcagttaaaatattttagcaaGCATCAGTGTGAAAATAAGGAATTAATATTAATTATGTGATGGACTTAAGACCTGTCTAGGGTGTACTCTGcatctcgcacagtgactgctggagctagagaccagctccctgtgaccctgcacgaaaaatcaggaaaacaaaatggatggatgtataaTATGGTCATCTGTTGTTTGAAAATCCTTACTTGATGTGTTGTCTTGTTTTGAAGCGTGTTACCCTTACTAATATAAGATATGATGAATTATAACTACAAGCAGCCACCAGGGGATGatcaaggtttttgttttgaaaagctgTCATGTTTacacaagtgatttttttttcatatagaAAACAACGTTTGATATTTGTTTGCAAACTGTCCAGACAGAACAAGTTTTCTCATCAGCTTCTGTCATGGTGCGTCATTGGTACTGATACACAGGATGtatgttttaacttgttttattctctttgttCTGTTGTTCAGGTCGACATAAAGGAAAGACTAGAGAGAATCACCACCATGTAAGCTCATAATTCTGTGAAGGggtgatgtttttgtgtctgcaagTGTTAATTTCTCTGCCTTTTAGCAAAGAATCTCATATACCACTGGgtggaatttaatgaaattctcataGTCATTATTGGATGTGCTACAATTTAgtaacttttgaagtcacccaagattgctgccacagctattcaacCTTAGCCAATTCATAAATGGCAGtaacatttacagatattgagataaaatatGTGAttgtagtagctaagagtcatccttaacacgtactctgagcactaacacatcttgtgagattttGCAATAGCACACAAAATTGCGCACAACATCAACTTTAAagaggacctattatgcttctttgaacaagtcaggataggtctgtgggctatacaaaacatgttcattcatttaatacacaaaatcattgtcagatattgagatttcacctgatcactTCTGCCTGTTGATCagttgagctcatttcagaataagCGTGCTTAGCActacgtcacttttatgcaaataagctgttGTTGGCCGACCCAACGGGACAGTGACAATATAGACACGTTGAAAAATTTTTCCTTTACCAGCAGCACCAACCAGATGGCCCttttgtaatgaagtgggtggagctccacttgggttgctaggtgatgTGCTGGGCTCGGCGTAGGGTGGCTAGGTAACATgaattgtgacgcaacaatcccgaGATTTTTGAAACGGGGTTTtaagacaccagaaaacattcacttattgtcaaaaaacggctgggtgtttttttttttttgtgctttgactgtttctagaagcagtagatacccaaatggaagtacaaaaacatgcaaaaagtgaattttgcatattTGGTCCCCTTTAAGGTATAATGAAAGCAGATACAATTCTGTTTCTCATaaggtgattttagtttaaaactcaagcaTTAAAGGTgacgggcaatatgcattctatcaaggaatgctaggtctttaatttcatAATGTACAGTGGTTACCAAAAGTATTTTTCCCTCTCGGtattctattttgttgccttacaacccagattt
This genomic stretch from Kryptolebias marmoratus isolate JLee-2015 linkage group LG6, ASM164957v2, whole genome shotgun sequence harbors:
- the cep44 gene encoding centrosomal protein of 44 kDa isoform X1 encodes the protein MLSAGDVQSYVRKLESLLRGIKYPGHVDYNGLCKGDPSAFLPIMSFTMTSYSPPFAEQLMAAGLELSSKTDLRFTDTIYKVLRDVFHYKPILGKQQFLQLGFSQRKISFLCDIINLVQQRHHQLKKVLKKPFVAGRLENSSTFGNPPEEETFSSHDAACTSYIEVYSSGSSGKKIPNIPEGGESKESIVCSSEVEGRLSALEAQLQGLLSGLDKLNILEKRLEELEKHKNTDKNDGPVITISRDTWENLMSRIILLETKDELRNTQASVSLHCQTSASSQSLNTISDASQVDIKERLERITTMLKNSSGLLKNTESFTTTCK
- the cep44 gene encoding centrosomal protein of 44 kDa isoform X2, with the protein product MLSAGDVQSYVRKLESLLRGIKYPGHVDYNGLCKGDPSAFLPIMSFTMTSYSPPFAEQLMAAGLELSSKTDLRFTDTIYKVLRDVFHYKPILGKQQFLQLGFSQRKISFLCDIINLVQQRHHQLKKVLKKPFVAGRLENSSTFGNPPEEETFSSHDAACTSYIEVYSSGSSGKKIPNIPEGGESKESISSEVEGRLSALEAQLQGLLSGLDKLNILEKRLEELEKHKNTDKNDGPVITISRDTWENLMSRIILLETKDELRNTQASVSLHCQTSASSQSLNTISDASQVDIKERLERITTMLKNSSGLLKNTESFTTTCK